CTTGACGATCTCGCGGAGGAGGTAGTGCCTGGTGGCCGCGGCGATGAGCGAGCTGATGGTCCAGACGACGCGCAGCTTGAGCCCGCCGTTGGTGTAGAAGGACTCCGGTATGCTCCcgttgctgttgttgttgttggtgtcGTCGTCGTGGTCGGCTGGGGGATGCGCGTGGGCGTGGGCGTGGCGGTCGAGCTTGGTGCCGCCGAGGATGACGCAGGTCTGGAGGGTGCTGCCGAAGACGGCCTTCCACTTGAGGAGCACGCCGTCGTCGGTGCCGACGTCGGACACGGGGAGCTCCATGCGGAGGTTGCGGATACTGCTGAAGTTCTTGAGCACCTGGGCCGGGGagtggtgcggcggcggcgcgtgcttGCCGTTGCCGATGCCGCCCGCGGCGTGCTTGCCGTCGCAGTGGCCGAAGGGCTTGAGCACGGCCTGGAACACGGCCTTGAGGAGGTGGGAGAGCACGCCCCCGCGCTGCTGCCGCGGGACGCCCAGCGCGTCCCCgccctcggcgccgccgtcggtgATGACGCGGTCGATCCGGAGGCAGGCGTCGTCGACGAGCGGCACGAGCGCGTTGAAGCGGCGCGACACGGCGGAGCAGCGCCCCAGCGAGCGCGCGTCGGCGAGCTTGTTGAAGATGAGGAGCACCAGCGAGTCCGGCACGCTGTCGAAGTggtcctccccttcttccagTTCCGGCAGGAGGAGGTCCTCCGCGAACACACGGTGCCTCGACTGCATTCTCGATCGGCCGGGGAGGTCCTGAGGGAGGAGCTTCTTCTTCAATCGATCAGGAGTAGGTGagggcagcagcaggaggaggagggaggagggtgATGGCGAGTAATGGAtggcgagggagagaggggcTTATAAAGGAGCGGAGGCGCGCGCAGAGAGGGAAGGGCATTCAAGGGAGGGACCTTTTGTTAACTCCATGACTCGCTGTCGGGCAGGGCGTCCCCCCCTAATCATACCGTTAGAGCCAGCAGCAAAGCAGGACAGACCTTACagtattttcttcttcttcttcttcttcttctgccccCAAaaatcttcttctcctctcttaATAGCCGAGCTGATCCTACCACTGTTAGCTTCCTCTATTTTAATCAACCTTCTCCGTCATCTAGACCATTTCTTAGTACTAGCACTATTAGCTTAACGGCAAGTCGGCAACGGTACAATCGGCTGCGATTCTTCATCTTACCAaggtcaaaaaaataaaataaaataaatggtgCCTCTATGACAGCTCAATTGACGGGCGAGTTTACCGCACTAGAAGAGCTAGAGCCTGGCAACGGCGCTAGCGTTGCTTCGCTGCTGCTAGGCGGAGGCGCAACAAAATCTATGAGATCGGCTGGAGAGCCACTTTCAGGGGATAAAGAAGCATCCTTCATGCAATAATCAAAAGAAATGAGAGATCCGACGATGCTGCACTGGAAAAAACGGGTACACTTGTTGTTGTTATTCTATCGCACCTGCTACTGAGTACTGACTGTCCTTTGGTACGAGTAAAATTGGCAGTGAAAAGGCACCTAAGCGGTGCCAGTACGTACGACGATGTGTACAAAATCGTGCAGCttcagtttttccttttcttgacACATGAAAACCGTGCGCGGCTGGCTGTCAGCTCGTTTCTTGGGCTGAGGAGTACCATACGTATATCCAGCAAAAGAGGACCTGCTTTTTGTCGTGACCGGTTTACCAGGGAGGCACATACATACGGCTCGCTCGCTCGGGCAGTCCCAAGCACGGACATGTATAGAGCGTGACGACTTGCCTTGAGAAAAACCCCAACTGCTTTACCAACCAATGGATGGATGTAAACCAAGGCCGTCAGCAGTACATATATTTACACAGTGTTGCATTCTTCCCTCATGAGATTATTCGCATTAATTTCTTAGCAGTCAAGTGTACATTTACACCGTTGTAGTAGTACTGTACTACGTCTCCTCGTGGTCCTTCGTCCTTAATTTGCTCCTCGTGTCATAAAAAGCGGCGACGGC
This is a stretch of genomic DNA from Brachypodium distachyon strain Bd21 chromosome 1, Brachypodium_distachyon_v3.0, whole genome shotgun sequence. It encodes these proteins:
- the LOC100844205 gene encoding F-box protein At5g46170 is translated as MQSRHRVFAEDLLLPELEEGEDHFDSVPDSLVLLIFNKLADARSLGRCSAVSRRFNALVPLVDDACLRIDRVITDGGAEGGDALGVPRQQRGGVLSHLLKAVFQAVLKPFGHCDGKHAAGGIGNGKHAPPPHHSPAQVLKNFSSIRNLRMELPVSDVGTDDGVLLKWKAVFGSTLQTCVILGGTKLDRHAHAHAHPPADHDDDTNNNNSNGSIPESFYTNGGLKLRVVWTISSLIAAATRHYLLREIVKEHPTLERVELTDAHGQGMLCMERAQLKEFTDKPLAAAAAANRTQVPACNMKLRYAPMLELSDGTRIQGATLVVIKPVGETGGIGGGGRKELDEFVADAFDGPYREAVWALSKRRTYLLEMNGF